Proteins encoded in a region of the Rothia mucilaginosa genome:
- a CDS encoding PAC2 family protein — MLNPEDLYLANTKILDDPRMHGLTLIIALSSPQDAGSTAGQLGQVLLSELKNIEIVEFDSDQLHDYRARRPYIRYEKDHFEKPQYPQLKLYAVEDSLDKPFLLLTGAEPDLQWQRFEKAVLTIAQRVKPSLVVLVSAFPMPVPHTRPFPITAHGSRKDLIRGISPWKPSADVHATITNLLEVLFTENGIDTVGFGVNIPQYISEADLPQGTLTALEHVGMAAHLSLPTENLREAARHVHSQINDQVKQNPEIGRMITAMEENYDENFRTSDIAIPLSRRDAHNVPSRDEIGALFERFLDEQ; from the coding sequence ATGCTCAACCCCGAAGATCTCTACTTAGCCAACACCAAAATATTGGACGACCCCAGGATGCACGGGCTAACCCTCATCATTGCCCTCTCCAGCCCGCAAGACGCAGGATCCACCGCAGGCCAGCTCGGACAGGTGCTGCTCAGCGAACTCAAAAACATTGAAATCGTCGAGTTCGACAGTGACCAGCTGCACGACTACCGTGCCCGCCGCCCCTACATCCGCTACGAAAAAGACCACTTCGAAAAGCCGCAATACCCGCAGCTGAAGCTCTACGCCGTAGAAGACAGCCTCGACAAGCCGTTCCTGCTGCTCACCGGTGCTGAACCGGACCTGCAGTGGCAGCGCTTCGAAAAGGCGGTGCTGACCATCGCCCAGCGGGTCAAGCCCTCCCTGGTCGTGCTGGTCTCCGCATTCCCCATGCCGGTGCCGCATACCCGCCCCTTCCCGATTACCGCGCACGGCTCCCGCAAGGACCTGATTCGCGGCATCTCCCCGTGGAAGCCCAGCGCGGACGTGCATGCGACCATCACCAACCTGCTGGAAGTGCTCTTCACCGAAAACGGAATCGACACCGTCGGCTTCGGCGTGAACATCCCCCAGTACATTTCGGAGGCGGACCTGCCGCAGGGCACCCTCACCGCCCTCGAACACGTGGGCATGGCGGCGCACCTCTCCCTACCCACCGAGAACCTGCGCGAAGCCGCACGCCACGTGCACAGCCAGATCAACGATCAGGTCAAGCAGAACCCCGAAATCGGTCGCATGATCACGGCCATGGAAGAGAACTACGACGAGAACTTCCGCACCTCCGATATTGCGATTCCCCTCTCGCGACGCGACGCGCACAACGTGCCCAGCCGCGACGAGATTGGTGCGCTCTTCGAGCGGTTCCTCGACGAACAATAG
- a CDS encoding metal-dependent hydrolase, translated as MNANNTSNGNIPNNDHLRSDHLHGDYDTPPPIRNEYDVLSCALHQHGYWPDHSLIILTATDNTLGPSLRVNLPDEPCTHSERADFLHETFAKLPTCHNGETLTRFYAIIIDGDNTVRQRQLHPNTAQLAAIEEIQRDVDTQIPINAWLHLLHDPRIVSELRCEDVIYAGGASIWALDPEQQALTLLAPIEEIRHSSYYTWLTRHGDTIADTAEHNYAHSPWDTDPTTNPETRHDWENAVELWDHTHTTRHEEARKGVRTIYRQAQIDLCYWDAAINAAAHLLTTHPVDDADAPTIGDAPTIGDALRELIPAEVAGHLRASIAPAALNPITAEMLTYLAGYGLNHAQKALAYLHYSAQYTYHAFGGEYPSTNLAPLEPPHYGTRITRKTYIPASFTHAFSTAPGIEQGYVRAVPEKCVQWQDWIRRTHRTIQESRTIQQNRSNQHTNLNGWALENLTPADLASAAELNTISRDLLPRLEEHPKDHNAHNKLENLKQRIDESCTNSEYLTKHHAVYTHYLNALKGKLDSPHWARLNALELLTSLLTPHSTDGEYAELRNTQAWANWYKGYSTYARMLRQEAHRHTCGKDLNILDVHLNAGNLPAWIKYTICGEPGTHREPISTLKPRKP; from the coding sequence ATGAACGCAAACAATACCTCCAACGGCAATATCCCCAACAACGACCACCTCCGCAGCGACCACCTCCACGGCGACTACGACACGCCCCCGCCCATCCGCAACGAATACGACGTGCTCAGCTGCGCCCTCCACCAGCACGGCTACTGGCCCGACCACTCACTCATCATCCTCACCGCAACCGACAACACCCTCGGCCCCAGCCTGCGCGTCAACCTACCCGACGAACCCTGCACCCACAGCGAACGCGCCGACTTCCTGCACGAAACCTTCGCCAAACTCCCCACCTGCCACAACGGCGAAACCCTCACCCGCTTCTACGCCATCATCATCGACGGCGACAACACCGTACGCCAACGCCAACTGCACCCCAACACCGCACAACTTGCCGCCATCGAAGAAATCCAACGGGACGTCGACACCCAAATCCCCATCAACGCATGGCTCCACCTGCTCCACGACCCGCGCATCGTCAGCGAACTACGTTGCGAAGACGTCATCTACGCAGGCGGCGCCAGCATCTGGGCGCTTGACCCCGAACAGCAGGCACTCACCCTCCTGGCACCCATCGAAGAAATCCGCCACAGCAGCTACTACACCTGGCTCACCCGCCACGGCGACACCATCGCCGACACCGCCGAACACAACTACGCCCACAGCCCCTGGGACACCGACCCCACAACCAACCCCGAAACCCGCCACGACTGGGAAAACGCCGTAGAACTCTGGGACCACACCCACACCACCCGCCACGAAGAAGCCCGCAAAGGTGTCCGCACCATCTACCGTCAAGCCCAAATCGACCTCTGCTACTGGGACGCCGCCATCAACGCCGCCGCGCACCTGCTCACCACCCACCCGGTTGATGATGCCGATGCGCCCACCATCGGCGACGCGCCCACCATCGGTGACGCACTCCGCGAACTCATCCCCGCCGAAGTCGCCGGGCACCTACGCGCCTCCATCGCACCGGCAGCCCTCAACCCCATCACCGCCGAAATGCTCACCTACCTCGCCGGCTACGGACTCAACCACGCCCAAAAAGCGCTCGCCTACCTGCACTACTCCGCCCAATACACCTACCACGCCTTCGGAGGCGAATACCCCAGCACCAACCTCGCACCGCTCGAACCGCCCCACTACGGCACCCGCATCACCCGCAAAACCTATATACCCGCCAGCTTCACCCACGCGTTCAGTACCGCGCCCGGCATCGAACAGGGGTACGTACGCGCCGTGCCCGAAAAATGCGTGCAATGGCAAGACTGGATCCGCCGCACTCACCGCACGATTCAAGAGAGCCGCACCATTCAACAGAACCGCAGCAACCAGCACACCAACCTCAACGGCTGGGCACTCGAAAACCTCACCCCCGCCGACCTCGCCAGCGCCGCCGAACTCAACACCATCAGCCGCGACCTGCTCCCACGCCTCGAGGAACACCCCAAAGACCACAACGCCCACAACAAACTCGAAAACCTCAAACAACGAATCGACGAAAGCTGCACCAACAGCGAATACCTCACCAAACACCACGCCGTCTACACCCACTACCTCAACGCCCTCAAAGGAAAACTAGACAGCCCCCACTGGGCACGCCTCAACGCACTCGAACTACTCACCAGCCTGCTCACACCCCACAGCACCGACGGAGAATACGCCGAACTACGCAACACCCAAGCCTGGGCCAACTGGTACAAGGGCTACAGCACCTACGCCCGCATGCTCCGCCAAGAAGCCCACCGCCACACATGCGGAAAGGACCTCAACATCCTCGATGTACACCTCAACGCAGGCAACCTACCCGCCTGGATCAAATACACCATCTGCGGCGAACCCGGAACACACCGCGAACCCATCAGCACCCTCAAACCCCGAAAACCTTAA
- a CDS encoding RNA polymerase sigma factor: protein MAPATSKKTVTGDATEETVAKTTTKTTRTKKATTKAAAATEDTTGATAETGAETTAETTAETEADKPKRTRKTTTKTATKRKTGGRRKKSDDEFDLALDEDLDTTDSEDETDEEDEETAAKKEEKKAAEEVAAKGSGFVLTANDDDDAPAQRVVTPGATADPVKDYLKQIGKVSLLNAQQEVDLAKRIEAGLYAEHKLAENPDMDKDLKKALRWVVHDGKRAKNHLLEANLRLVVSLAKRYTGRGMLFLDLIQEGNLGLIRAVEKFDYSKGFKFSTYATWWIRQAITRAMADQARTIRIPVHMVEVINKLARVQRQMLQDLGREPTPEELGKELDMTPEKVIEVQKYGREPISLHTPLGEDGDSEFGDLIEDSEAVVPADAVSFTLLQEQLHSVLDTLSEREAGVVAMRFGMTDGQPKTLDEIGKVYGVTRERIRQIESKTMSKLRHPSRSQVLRDYLD, encoded by the coding sequence GTGGCACCTGCAACCAGCAAGAAGACCGTGACCGGCGACGCAACCGAAGAAACCGTCGCAAAAACCACCACCAAGACCACCCGCACCAAGAAGGCAACCACCAAAGCCGCAGCGGCAACCGAAGACACCACCGGTGCAACCGCCGAAACCGGTGCTGAAACCACTGCCGAAACTACTGCCGAAACCGAGGCAGACAAGCCCAAGCGCACCCGCAAAACCACCACCAAAACCGCAACCAAGCGCAAGACCGGTGGCCGCCGCAAAAAGAGCGACGACGAATTCGACCTCGCACTCGACGAAGACCTCGACACCACCGACAGCGAAGACGAAACCGACGAAGAAGACGAAGAAACCGCAGCCAAAAAAGAAGAAAAGAAGGCCGCAGAAGAAGTAGCAGCCAAAGGCTCCGGCTTCGTCCTCACCGCAAACGACGACGACGACGCACCCGCACAGCGCGTCGTCACCCCCGGCGCAACCGCCGACCCCGTCAAGGACTACCTCAAGCAAATCGGCAAAGTCTCCCTGCTCAACGCACAGCAGGAAGTCGACCTCGCCAAGCGCATCGAAGCAGGCCTCTACGCCGAACACAAGCTCGCTGAAAACCCCGACATGGACAAAGACCTCAAGAAAGCCCTGCGTTGGGTCGTCCACGACGGCAAGCGAGCCAAAAACCACCTGCTCGAAGCCAACCTGCGACTCGTCGTCTCCCTCGCCAAGCGCTACACCGGCCGCGGCATGCTCTTCCTCGACCTCATCCAGGAAGGCAACCTCGGCCTCATCCGCGCCGTCGAAAAGTTCGACTACTCCAAGGGCTTCAAGTTCTCCACCTACGCAACCTGGTGGATCCGCCAGGCCATCACCCGCGCAATGGCAGACCAAGCCCGCACCATCCGCATCCCCGTGCACATGGTAGAAGTCATCAACAAGCTCGCCCGCGTGCAGCGCCAGATGCTCCAGGACCTCGGCCGCGAACCCACCCCCGAAGAACTCGGCAAGGAACTCGACATGACCCCCGAAAAGGTCATCGAAGTCCAGAAGTACGGCCGCGAACCCATCTCCCTGCACACCCCCCTCGGTGAAGACGGCGACTCCGAATTCGGCGACCTCATCGAAGACTCCGAAGCAGTCGTCCCCGCAGACGCAGTGTCCTTCACCCTTCTGCAGGAACAGCTCCACTCCGTACTCGACACCCTCTCCGAGCGTGAAGCCGGCGTGGTCGCAATGCGCTTCGGCATGACCGACGGCCAGCCCAAGACCCTCGACGAAATCGGCAAGGTCTACGGCGTGACCCGCGAACGAATCCGCCAGATCGAGTCCAAGACCATGTCTAAGCTCCGTCACCCGTCGCGTTCGCAGGTACTGCGCGACTACCTGGACTAG
- a CDS encoding ADP-ribosylglycohydrolase family protein — translation MSFSSVEFTHAPEVSAEFAGRVRGLLRASALGDALGYPLELLSAEQIAERAPKPWDSAFGELLVSDDTQLTCFTLDALTEVLEWNNEGAAADELACLWLAYLRWFRGIGESLPESAPFSLDREIDGSSELTARRGPGAATLRALGSGEMQLVSKSLNPDALGSGALVRSAALGVLPVAQERTVVLLAVRAAALTHGHPEALASAAAYALLVRDLLASPSGSFGALLEAARCVLSWCGSVAADDSIPGDASRTAAALSRAIELLEGGTVPVPEAVAEHFGTGWTAPELLGVALWCAADAVKSLPADADDATVRGALFEGLCRAVSVDSDSDSVGAMTAALWAAAGFPVGGDEADAWSEALGRVSGLDQVEAVADRYLRQLSL, via the coding sequence ATGAGTTTTTCTTCTGTTGAGTTCACGCATGCACCTGAGGTTTCGGCTGAGTTTGCGGGCAGGGTGCGCGGCTTGTTGCGTGCGTCTGCGTTGGGTGATGCGCTGGGTTATCCGTTGGAGTTGTTGTCGGCTGAGCAGATTGCGGAGCGCGCCCCTAAGCCGTGGGATTCGGCGTTTGGTGAGCTGCTGGTCAGTGATGATACGCAGCTGACGTGTTTCACGCTGGACGCTTTGACTGAGGTTTTGGAGTGGAATAATGAGGGCGCGGCGGCGGATGAGTTGGCGTGTCTGTGGTTGGCGTATTTGCGGTGGTTCCGCGGTATTGGTGAGAGCCTGCCGGAGTCTGCGCCGTTTTCGTTGGATCGTGAGATTGATGGTTCGTCGGAGTTGACGGCTCGTCGTGGTCCGGGTGCGGCGACGTTGCGGGCGTTGGGTTCGGGTGAGATGCAGTTGGTGTCGAAGTCGTTGAATCCTGATGCTTTGGGTAGTGGTGCGTTGGTGCGTTCGGCGGCGTTGGGTGTGTTGCCGGTGGCGCAGGAGCGTACGGTGGTTTTGTTGGCGGTGCGTGCGGCGGCGTTGACGCATGGGCATCCGGAGGCGTTGGCTTCGGCGGCGGCGTATGCGTTACTGGTGCGTGACTTGTTGGCGTCTCCGTCGGGCTCGTTTGGTGCGTTGTTGGAGGCGGCGCGTTGTGTGCTGTCGTGGTGTGGTTCGGTGGCGGCGGATGATTCGATTCCGGGTGATGCTTCGCGTACGGCGGCGGCGTTGAGTCGTGCCATCGAGCTGTTGGAGGGCGGTACGGTGCCGGTTCCGGAGGCTGTGGCGGAGCATTTTGGTACGGGTTGGACGGCGCCTGAGCTGTTGGGTGTGGCTCTCTGGTGCGCGGCGGATGCTGTGAAGAGTCTGCCGGCTGATGCTGATGATGCGACGGTGCGTGGTGCCCTGTTTGAGGGGTTGTGCCGTGCGGTGTCGGTGGATTCGGATTCGGATTCGGTGGGTGCGATGACGGCGGCGTTGTGGGCGGCGGCTGGTTTCCCGGTGGGTGGCGATGAGGCTGATGCGTGGTCGGAGGCGCTGGGTCGTGTGAGTGGTTTGGATCAGGTGGAGGCGGTGGCGGACCGCTATCTGCGCCAGCTGAGCCTGTAG
- a CDS encoding exonuclease SbcCD subunit D: MTQCHTETMKILHTSDWHLGRTFHRSPLTREHQQFIDELLEYVHAEGIDTLLISGDVYDSTIPTAESTTLLDQALTRLMRAGVHVILSSGNHDSFRRLSYGAAFFEASGVHLRTSLEDATRPVELTDGTQRVHVYAIPYLAPRLHATALGVDPTHQAVLGAVTNAIRADAAERRARGEGADRIIVMSHATVSDTTGSADTTPRSDSERDISVGGIDWVPASLFDGFDYVALGHIHKRYPVTHTIRYSGSPLGFSFSEEHNRNGAYLIELNPGEEPTISGHEWATRVHMKTLRGTMEQLLNSPEHTDYEHGYYCRIELTDETLPVGAVDRLRSRYETISHFSYRSTQPAADKPAAAQPTRDADPVDTFDQFHQYVRNRPLTSEERDVITTLSDHIKSHKDNA; this comes from the coding sequence ATGACGCAGTGCCATACTGAAACCATGAAGATTCTGCACACCTCCGACTGGCACCTCGGCCGCACCTTCCACCGCAGCCCCCTCACCCGCGAACACCAGCAGTTCATCGACGAACTGCTCGAATACGTGCACGCCGAAGGCATCGACACCCTCCTCATCAGCGGTGACGTCTACGACAGCACCATCCCCACCGCCGAAAGCACCACCCTGCTCGACCAGGCACTCACCCGCCTCATGCGCGCTGGCGTGCACGTCATCCTCAGCTCCGGCAACCACGACTCCTTCCGCCGCCTCAGCTACGGCGCCGCGTTCTTCGAAGCCTCCGGCGTGCACCTGCGCACCAGCCTCGAAGACGCCACCCGCCCCGTCGAACTCACCGACGGCACCCAGCGCGTGCACGTCTACGCCATCCCCTACCTCGCGCCGCGCCTTCACGCCACCGCCCTCGGCGTTGACCCCACCCACCAGGCGGTCCTCGGCGCCGTCACCAACGCCATCCGCGCCGACGCCGCAGAACGACGCGCCCGCGGCGAAGGTGCCGACCGCATCATCGTCATGAGCCACGCAACCGTCAGCGACACCACCGGCAGCGCAGACACCACACCCCGCAGCGACTCCGAACGCGACATCAGCGTCGGCGGTATCGACTGGGTACCCGCCTCCCTCTTCGACGGCTTCGACTACGTAGCCCTCGGCCACATCCACAAGCGCTACCCCGTCACCCACACCATCCGCTACAGCGGCTCCCCGCTCGGCTTCTCATTCAGCGAAGAACACAACCGCAACGGCGCCTACCTCATCGAACTCAACCCCGGCGAAGAACCCACCATCAGCGGCCACGAATGGGCAACCCGCGTACATATGAAAACCCTGCGCGGCACCATGGAGCAGCTACTCAACAGCCCCGAACACACCGACTACGAACACGGCTACTACTGCCGCATCGAGCTCACCGACGAAACCCTACCCGTCGGTGCCGTCGACCGCCTGCGCAGCCGCTACGAAACCATCTCCCACTTCAGCTACCGCAGCACCCAACCCGCCGCCGACAAACCCGCCGCCGCACAACCCACCCGCGACGCCGACCCCGTCGACACCTTCGACCAATTCCACCAATACGTACGCAACCGCCCCCTCACCAGCGAAGAACGCGACGTCATCACCACCCTCAGCGACCACATCAAAAGCCACAAGGACAACGCATGA